The following is a genomic window from Synechococcus sp. MW101C3.
GCGGTTGCCGGTGCGCCAGCACCCGGTAGATCACCTGCTGCTGATGGCCGAGGGCCGGCAGCGCCTCTGCGGGGGTGGCTTCGGCGCGCAGGGCCTCCTCCACCGCCGCCAGCAGCGCGGCCAGCTGCCGCGGATCCGCCGGCACCAATGGGTAGTGGCGCCCGTCGGCGTGGGTGGGCAGGGCCGGATCGGTGGGCAGCTGCGGCAGGCGCGGCCCCACCGCCAGGCTGTCTGCCGCTGCGGGGTCCGGCGGGGTGGCTGGCGTGCTGGCCGGTTCGGTGCCGGCGGCGCGCGAGGCCTCCAGGGCAGGGCGCAGCAGCAGGCCGCCGCCCAGCAGCGCCGCCGCGACGCCCATGCCAATCAGCAGCTGAGGGGGGGAAAGCCTGGGCACGGCGGGGCAGCGGCAGGGTTTTCGGCGCCAACGCTAGGGGTGAACGCCACCGGCTCGTACGGGGCGCAGCACCAGCAGGGCGGTGAGCAGCAGGGCGCCGCCGCCCGCGAGGAACACCGCCGTGAGCGACACATCCAGCAGCAGGCCCGCCAGGGCCTGGGAAAGCGGATCGAAGGCCACCCCCGCCACCATCGCCAGCGCCATCACGCGGCCCTGCAGCGCTGCCGGTGTTTCCCGCTGCAGCCACACCGTGGCCATCACCCCCACCAGGCCCCCGCCCACCCCCATCGCCGCCAGCACGGCAGCGGCCACCCAGGCTTCGCCGGCGGCGGCCAGCCCCAGCAGGCCCAGCCCCAGGGCGGCGGAGAGCCAGCCCAGCGCCGACGAGGGCTGATCCAGCCGGAAGCGGTCGAGCCGGCCGGCCAGCGCCACGCCCACCAGGGCACCCACGCCGTAGGCGGCCTGCAGCGCGCCGAAGGTGGCGGCTCCTCCCCCGTAACGCAGGCTCACCAGCTCCACCACGCCGATCACCACCGGGCCGAGCACGGCCAGGTTGATCATCGCGATCAGCCCCAGACCGGTGCGGATCGCCCCGTGGCGCCAGGCGAACACACAGCCTTCGCGCAGTCCCCGCAGCAGCCCGCCCGCGCCGTCCCGGTGCCAGAGGGCCGGCCGGGGTCGCAGCTGGACGAA
Proteins encoded in this region:
- a CDS encoding MFS transporter, yielding MTSLLLRHQRFRWLWLGQTVLFCGVQFWFVAITWLMLQRTGSGSAVALVLMAAALPRGLLMLVGGALSDHHPPRALAVRASAVLALCTGVLTLLAAHGALALGPVMMLAALFGAAEACVYPAAMALLPLLVQPRLLNRAHAWLQGSEQISNVVGPALAGVALAIGGATAALALDAGVLLLAACCFVQLRPRPALWHRDGAGGLLRGLREGCVFAWRHGAIRTGLGLIAMINLAVLGPVVIGVVELVSLRYGGGAATFGALQAAYGVGALVGVALAGRLDRFRLDQPSSALGWLSAALGLGLLGLAAAGEAWVAAAVLAAMGVGGGLVGVMATVWLQRETPAALQGRVMALAMVAGVAFDPLSQALAGLLLDVSLTAVFLAGGGALLLTALLVLRPVRAGGVHP